In Pseudomonas sp. p1(2021b), the genomic window CACGGGAATTCCCCCGTGCGTTTCTGATCGTTGCGCGCCCTTTGGTCGCGCACTGCGTGGGAGTGAACAATGCCAGCCGCCTCGAACGCCTTGTCGTCCATCGACAGCGCCCAGCCGCAAACCTTCGATATCCGCCCATTCCCCGGTGCTGTCGGCGCCGAGGTCACGGGCCTCGACCTGGCCCGGCCGATCAATGCCGCGGACTTCACCCGGATCCACCGCGCCCACCTCGATCATCACGTCCTGGTGTTCCGCGACCAACACATCACTCCCGAGCAGCACATCGCCTTCAGCCGCCGCTTCGGCGAACTGCAGATCCATGTGCTCAAACAGTTCCTGCTCGAAGGGCACCCCGAGATCCTGATCGTTTCCAACATCATCGAAAACGGTCGCAACATCGGCCTGGGCGATGCGGGCAAATTCTGGCATTCCGACCTCTCCTACAAAACGCTGCCCAGCCTCGGCTCCATGCTGCATGCCCAAGAGCTGCCCAGCGAAGGCGGCGACACCCTGTTCGCCGACATGCACAGGGCCTGGGACGCGGTGCCTGAAGCATTGCGCAAGGTGGTCGAAGGCCGTAGCGCCGCTCACTCCTACACCGCCCGTTATGCCGAGACCAAGTTCGAGGGTGACTGGCGGCCCACCCTGACCGCCGCGCAACTGGCCGAGGTCAAGGAAGTCATCCACCCGGTGGTGCGCACCCACCCGGAGAACGGCCGCAAGGCGCTGTTCGTCAGCGAAGGCTTCACCACCCGCATCGTCGGCCTGCCGGACGACGAAAGCCGCGACGTGCTGCAGCAGCTCTACGCCTTGAGCGTGCTCGAGGCGAACATCTACCGCCACCGCTGGCAGCCTCACGACCTGGTGTTCTGGGACAACCGCTCGTTGATCCACCTGGCCGCCGGCTGCCCTGCGCACCTGCGGCGCAAGCTGTACCGCACCACCATCCAGGGCGATGCCCCTTTCTGACGACCGAGGATATTCATCATGCGCAAATCCATCAGCCGCCTGGCGGCGAGCATCGGCCTGGGCGTCACCCTGGTCGTCGGTAGCCTGGCCGCCCCGGCGGCGGCCCAGGCCGAAGGCAAGATCCGCATCGCCGAACAGTTCGGCATCGTCTACCTGCTGCTCAATGTGGTCCGCGACCAGCAGTTGATCGAGAAGCATGGCAAGGCGCAGGGCGTCGACATCCAGGTCGACTGGGCGCAGCTCTCCGGCGGCGCGGCGATCAACGACGCGCTGCTGTCCGGTTCGGTGGACATCGCCGGTGCAGGTGTCGGCCCGTTGTTGACCGTATGGGACCGCACCAGGGGGCGGCAGAACGTCAAGGCTGTCGCCTCGCTGGGCAACTTTCCGTACTACCTGGTCAGCAGCAACCCGAACGTGAAGACCATCGCCGACCTGGGCGCCAGCGACCGCATCGCGGTACCGGCGGTCGGCGTCTCGGTGCAGTCACGCTTCCTCCAGTACGCTGCGGCCCAGCAATGGGGCGACAAGGAATACGCCCGCCTGGACAAGTACACCCTGGCCGTGCCGCACCCGGACGCCACTGCAGCCCTGCTGGCCGGCGGCACCGAGCTCAACGGGCACTTCTCCAACCCGCCGTTCCAGGACCAGGTGCTGGCCAACAAGAACGTCCACGTGGTGCTCAACAGCTACGACCTGCTTGGCCCGAACTCACCGACCCTGCTGTTCGCCACCGAGAAGTTCCGCAAGGACAACCCCAAAACTTATAAAGCTTTCATCGATGCGCTGGCCGAGGCCGCAGAATTCGCCCAGAAGGACAAGGCCGCCGCTGCCGATACGTATATCCGCGTGACCAAGGCCAAGATCGACCGCGACACGCTGATCAAGCTGATCGACAACCCGCAGTACGAGTTCACCGTCACGCCGAAGAACACCTACAAGTTGGCCGAGTTCCTCTACCGGGTCGGCGCTATCAAGCACAAGCCCGAGTCGTGGAAGGACTACTTCTTCCAGGACGAACGCCCGCTGCAAGGGAGCTGATCGCCGATGACCGCCCCACTGCCAGGCCACGCGGCCAGCACCCTGAGCCGTGTCGCCACGCCACCGCTGTTGCAAGTGGACGACTTGAGCCTTGAATACCGCACCGCCCAGCGCGTGGTGCGGGCCACCCACCAGGTCAGCTTCGAAATCGATCACGCTGACCGCTTCGTCCTGCTGGGGCCCTCCGGTTGTGGCAAATCCACGCTGCTCAAGGCCGTGGCCGGGTTCATCGAGCCCAGGGAAGGGCAGATCCTGCTCCAAGGGCAGCCGGTCAAGGGCCCTGGGCCCGACCGCATCGTCGTGTTCCAGGAGTTCGACCAGCTGCCGCCCTGGAAGACGGTGAAGCAGAACGTCATGTTCCCCCTGCTGGTGTGCGGCCAGCTCAAGCGCGCCGAGGCCGAGGAGCGGGCGCTGCATTATCTGGACAAGGTAGGCCTGGCCAACTTTGCAGACGCCTACCCGCATACGTTGTCTGGTGGCATGAAGGCACGGGTGGCCATTGCCCGGGCCTTGGCCACCCAGCCCAAGATCCTGCTGATGGATGA contains:
- a CDS encoding TauD/TfdA dioxygenase family protein, producing the protein MPAASNALSSIDSAQPQTFDIRPFPGAVGAEVTGLDLARPINAADFTRIHRAHLDHHVLVFRDQHITPEQHIAFSRRFGELQIHVLKQFLLEGHPEILIVSNIIENGRNIGLGDAGKFWHSDLSYKTLPSLGSMLHAQELPSEGGDTLFADMHRAWDAVPEALRKVVEGRSAAHSYTARYAETKFEGDWRPTLTAAQLAEVKEVIHPVVRTHPENGRKALFVSEGFTTRIVGLPDDESRDVLQQLYALSVLEANIYRHRWQPHDLVFWDNRSLIHLAAGCPAHLRRKLYRTTIQGDAPF
- a CDS encoding ABC transporter ATP-binding protein → MTAPLPGHAASTLSRVATPPLLQVDDLSLEYRTAQRVVRATHQVSFEIDHADRFVLLGPSGCGKSTLLKAVAGFIEPREGQILLQGQPVKGPGPDRIVVFQEFDQLPPWKTVKQNVMFPLLVCGQLKRAEAEERALHYLDKVGLANFADAYPHTLSGGMKARVAIARALATQPKILLMDEPFAALDALTRRKMQEELLQLWEEVRFTLLFVTHSIEEALVVGNRILLLSPHPGRVRAEVHSHQYSFGSLGGADFQASARRIHRLLFDQAPEAQAAAELGFNDIRIAY
- a CDS encoding ABC transporter substrate-binding protein; amino-acid sequence: MRKSISRLAASIGLGVTLVVGSLAAPAAAQAEGKIRIAEQFGIVYLLLNVVRDQQLIEKHGKAQGVDIQVDWAQLSGGAAINDALLSGSVDIAGAGVGPLLTVWDRTRGRQNVKAVASLGNFPYYLVSSNPNVKTIADLGASDRIAVPAVGVSVQSRFLQYAAAQQWGDKEYARLDKYTLAVPHPDATAALLAGGTELNGHFSNPPFQDQVLANKNVHVVLNSYDLLGPNSPTLLFATEKFRKDNPKTYKAFIDALAEAAEFAQKDKAAAADTYIRVTKAKIDRDTLIKLIDNPQYEFTVTPKNTYKLAEFLYRVGAIKHKPESWKDYFFQDERPLQGS